A stretch of Priestia aryabhattai DNA encodes these proteins:
- a CDS encoding peptide MFS transporter: MSVEREKVYETVPQKGFFGHPKGLFTLFFTEFWERFSYYGMRALLVLYMYDTIANGGLEMEQGTALAIFSIYGSLVYMSGIIGGWIADRILGTSNTVFYGGIFIMLGHLVLALPAGVTALFISMFLIIIGTGLLKPNVSSVVGDMYSPTDNRRDAGFSIFYMGVNAGAFIAPLVVSTVGEKYNYHLGFGIAAVGMLLGLIVFMATRGKTLGRAGRQVPNPLKPEERKKVFGTIALVAVVLAIFIVLTSLAGILTVEGVILFVSILAIVIPIIYFVVMYKSPKTTADERSRVLAYIPLFISGVMFWAIQEQGSTILATYAKDHTQLTYGGFKIPVGWFQSLNPLFIIIFAPVFAALWVKLGNRQPSTPKKFSLGLLFAGLSFLVMVIPASIHGNETLASPLWLVLSFFLVVVGELCLSPVGLSTTTKLAPAAFSAQTMSLWFLTSAAAQAINAQLVQYYENISQVVYFAALGGVSVILGVIVLMISPKIQRLMKGVQ, encoded by the coding sequence ATGTCGGTAGAGAGAGAAAAAGTGTATGAAACAGTTCCTCAAAAAGGATTCTTCGGACATCCTAAAGGGTTATTTACCTTGTTCTTTACAGAATTCTGGGAGCGTTTTTCATACTATGGAATGCGTGCGCTACTTGTATTGTACATGTACGATACAATTGCAAATGGTGGATTAGAAATGGAACAAGGAACCGCTTTAGCGATCTTTTCTATTTATGGTTCCCTTGTTTATATGTCTGGAATTATTGGCGGTTGGATTGCAGACCGCATTTTAGGTACATCTAATACGGTGTTTTACGGCGGTATATTTATTATGCTGGGACATTTAGTGCTGGCATTGCCAGCAGGTGTAACAGCGCTGTTTATTTCAATGTTCTTGATTATCATTGGAACAGGTTTATTAAAACCAAACGTTTCGAGCGTTGTGGGCGATATGTATAGTCCGACTGATAACCGTCGAGATGCTGGATTTAGTATCTTCTATATGGGTGTAAATGCAGGGGCATTTATCGCACCGCTAGTTGTTTCAACAGTAGGAGAAAAATATAACTATCATTTAGGTTTTGGAATCGCAGCAGTAGGAATGCTTTTAGGTCTAATTGTATTTATGGCTACACGAGGTAAAACCCTAGGTCGTGCAGGTAGACAAGTTCCAAATCCTTTAAAACCAGAAGAACGCAAAAAAGTATTTGGTACTATTGCACTTGTTGCAGTTGTACTTGCAATCTTTATTGTACTGACTTCTTTAGCGGGCATTTTAACCGTTGAAGGCGTGATTTTATTTGTAAGTATCTTAGCGATTGTTATTCCCATTATTTACTTTGTTGTTATGTATAAGAGTCCTAAGACAACAGCTGATGAGCGTTCACGCGTATTAGCTTATATCCCTCTTTTTATTTCTGGAGTAATGTTCTGGGCGATTCAAGAGCAGGGGTCAACAATTTTAGCAACGTATGCAAAAGATCATACACAGCTAACGTATGGCGGCTTTAAAATTCCAGTTGGTTGGTTCCAATCGTTAAATCCGTTATTCATTATTATATTTGCGCCAGTTTTTGCAGCGCTTTGGGTAAAATTAGGAAACAGACAGCCTTCTACACCAAAGAAGTTTTCATTAGGACTTTTATTTGCAGGGCTTTCTTTCCTTGTCATGGTTATTCCGGCTAGTATTCATGGAAATGAAACATTAGCGAGCCCGCTATGGCTAGTGCTAAGCTTCTTCTTAGTTGTAGTTGGAGAGCTTTGTTTATCACCAGTAGGGTTATCAACTACAACAAAACTAGCACCTGCAGCGTTTTCTGCTCAAACGATGAGTTTATGGTTCTTAACAAGCGCAGCGGCGCAGGCAATCAATGCTCAGCTTGTTCAATATTATGAAAACATTTCGCAAGTTGTTTATTTCGCTGCATTGGGCGGAGTGTCGGTCATTTTAGGTGTAATTGTGCTAATGATTTCGCCCAAAATTCAGCGTTTAATGAAAGGTGTTCAATAA